From a single Fulvivirga ulvae genomic region:
- a CDS encoding IPT/TIG domain-containing protein gives MKTYHFSRLNQLTFFILLIGGGLFSCSSDDSVISTIAEPTITGFSPSSGEVGGIVTISGTNFSATTSKNIVKFNGVAAVVNSASATSLSAIVPIDATTGKISVTVDGQTVTSADDFTVIGASASGPSITGFSPASGEFGTTVTITGTNFSTITSENKVKFNDMEATVSSASPTSLTVTVPDGATTGKISITVNEQTTISVADFTVTSVAITSLSITEGEIGASVIIYGANFGTDAADLTIDFNGATSTINDLTNTSITTTVPDNAMTGDVTISKGGRTIRGPVFTVTYEEDPNTVYVVGTGTLLGIRAIYWKNGVPVDFGNESYTNVANTITVDGEDVYITGSEVRNKYEYPMCWKNGEEVFLSLAVSGADVSVGSDSKATHVTVVGSDVYVSGYEPKTSTNTAHRIAKYWKNGSRITLTDGTVHAQAHCIAVVNNDVYVGGQNEFKAAYWKNGAMTVLEEAFSSVNDIVVVGNDVYVAGQDNQQRAVYWKNGTAIGLSGGIVAYAIEVSGNDVYVVGYGTDSESGNVVAKYWKNGTPVNLTDGSRPAFASDIAIVEDDIYISGSSTNNNGEEIAKYWKNGKPLNLGKNLNARSIAVIKP, from the coding sequence ATGAAAACATATCATTTTTCCCGGTTGAATCAGCTTACTTTTTTTATTCTGCTGATAGGTGGTGGGTTGTTTTCCTGCAGTAGCGATGATTCCGTTATCTCAACCATTGCAGAGCCTACCATTACCGGATTTTCTCCCTCCAGTGGAGAAGTTGGAGGTATAGTTACTATAAGTGGTACTAACTTCAGCGCTACGACATCTAAAAATATTGTTAAATTCAATGGCGTCGCAGCTGTTGTCAACTCAGCTTCTGCCACCTCGCTTTCGGCAATAGTTCCCATTGATGCTACCACTGGTAAAATTTCCGTTACAGTCGATGGGCAAACGGTAACAAGTGCCGATGACTTTACAGTGATTGGAGCCTCTGCCTCCGGACCTTCTATTACAGGTTTCTCCCCTGCAAGCGGAGAGTTTGGTACAACCGTTACCATAACCGGCACTAATTTTAGCACTATAACCAGTGAGAACAAAGTAAAATTCAACGATATGGAAGCAACTGTCAGCTCGGCCTCACCTACTTCTTTGACAGTTACTGTTCCGGACGGAGCTACAACCGGGAAAATCTCGATTACCGTAAATGAACAAACTACCATCAGTGTAGCTGACTTTACGGTAACCAGTGTAGCCATCACCTCTTTAAGCATAACTGAGGGGGAAATAGGCGCAAGTGTAATTATTTATGGAGCCAATTTTGGTACCGATGCTGCTGATCTAACGATTGATTTTAATGGCGCAACATCTACAATTAACGATCTCACTAATACATCTATTACAACTACAGTACCCGACAATGCCATGACTGGCGATGTAACTATTAGTAAAGGAGGAAGAACAATTCGTGGTCCGGTATTTACCGTCACGTATGAAGAAGATCCCAACACGGTATATGTGGTGGGCACAGGCACACTACTCGGTATACGCGCCATTTACTGGAAAAACGGAGTGCCGGTAGACTTTGGTAATGAATCATATACCAATGTGGCCAATACCATAACCGTGGATGGAGAGGATGTGTATATCACTGGGTCAGAAGTACGAAACAAATATGAATACCCAATGTGTTGGAAAAACGGTGAGGAGGTATTTCTTTCACTGGCAGTCTCCGGAGCAGACGTTTCCGTAGGAAGTGATAGTAAAGCTACACATGTTACTGTTGTAGGTTCGGATGTATACGTTTCAGGTTATGAACCAAAAACAAGCACCAATACAGCCCATAGAATTGCCAAGTATTGGAAAAATGGCAGCCGCATAACACTAACAGATGGAACCGTACATGCTCAGGCTCATTGTATAGCAGTGGTAAATAATGACGTCTATGTTGGTGGGCAAAATGAGTTCAAAGCTGCTTACTGGAAAAATGGAGCCATGACCGTTTTAGAGGAGGCATTTTCAAGTGTAAATGATATAGTTGTAGTTGGAAACGATGTTTATGTTGCCGGACAAGATAATCAACAAAGAGCCGTTTACTGGAAAAATGGCACTGCAATCGGTTTGTCTGGGGGAATTGTGGCCTATGCTATTGAAGTATCTGGCAATGATGTATATGTGGTTGGGTACGGGACCGATTCGGAAAGCGGCAATGTTGTAGCAAAATATTGGAAAAATGGGACTCCTGTAAATTTAACGGATGGTTCGCGTCCTGCATTTGCTTCTGACATAGCTATAGTGGAAGACGATATATACATATCGGGATCCAGTACAAATAATAATGGAGAAGAAATAGCCAAATACTGGAAGAATGGAAAACCGCTAAATCTAGGCAAAAATTTGAACGCAAGGTCAATCGCTGTTATTAAACCATAA